ACAGGCCGGACAACATGCGACCGGCAAATCAGAAAAGCCCTGACACCAATGGGGCGGCAATCCCACCATGAGGGCAAAGAGAATCGTCAGGAGTTTCGAGCTTGGCCGCATGAAACTATTTTCCCACCGATGGCAAAGTAATCAAGTTGGCGTTGGCCCCGGCATCATCAGCTTTAGTAGCCGCCCACTTCCGGTCGGAATGATGGCAACTCGTGAGACGCCTTAATGCACACGCTCGATGAGTTGTCGCTCTTCGGCCCAGTGCCAGTGGCTTCAATCCCACATTATGGATACGCCCCCGTCGGATGAAAGCAAAAGCGACCGATAGCGGCTACCCAGGAGTCCCTGGTCACTTTTGAGCTAATGGGAAATCGGGATTATTTAATCGCACCTAGGTTTTGTAACGGTGAGCGAGGTCGAACACTGAACTCACCTCCCCGCTTCAGTTTTTTGACGCCCGTCGTCAGTGCAGCGTTTCCATCCATGCTCGTCACTTAAATCAGCCGTTGCGTTCTACCTCGCCCATCACGGGCATCGACTGAGAATTCAATAGCCGTTCACACTCGGTTTCCACTAGGTCATCGGCGACGTTTTTTGACGCCCGTCGTTCGTTACGCATCGGGCGTCCCCAACAACCGGGCAGCACCTCACTCAACCCGCTCATACCCCAGCGCCTCGAATGCCGCCGTGAGGTCATCATCGTCCGGCCAACCGCCTTGGTCGTCGGTGTTCTCAAGCGAGTTGGGGCGGCTGTCTGACAGCCATGAATACGTTTCATCCTGCCAGTTCTCCGGCAGATCGAACTCTCGTTTGAGCCGCCAAGCAGCGTGTTCGAGATTCTCGAACGTGGCTTCACTTTCCCGATTGGAGTAATCCGTCTCATCGAGAATCGGATAGTCTTCCATGCTCTCCGCCAATTCGTGGTAAGTGCGAAATGCCTTTGTGATTTGGCCACGGCGGAACACTCGCACGCTGAAGCCGCTGACGTGGCCGACGGCCCAATGGCTGTGCGATTCGACGACAACATCCGGGTCGTCTCCTTCGGTGAAGGGCTTCAGCGCCGCCCGGATCACCGAAGCGTTGCTTTGGTCGAGAAGGCCACTGTCACGGTTGTGGGTATAGATCACCGCCCAGTCTTTCGGCTTGGCGAGTTCGCTGCGCCGGAACCAAACAAAGCAGTTGAAGTCCTGCCAGTTTCCCGCCGCTTGCCGAGCGGCGTCTTTCAATTCGATCTCACCAAGAGCGACCATTGCTGTCTCCAGATTTTCGACATGAATCGGACAGATTTCCGACTCCCGTCGGTCTGGCTAGACAAGCAATGCCTCCTCCTCTTCTGCTTCTTCGGCTTCGTTCTGTTGGCTGAATCCCAGGATGTAATCAGCAGCAGCGCTGGCGGCAGTTGCAGCGGTGAAGATCGCCCGGTTGTCAGTTCGCAGCACTTCTAGCCATGACTTGAGATACGCCGCATTGTCCTGCAGCGGCACGTTTGGAACGCCAAGCGATGATGACAGGAAGGCAGCGCCGAGTTCGGCGACCAACTCTTCAGCGGCATAAGACTGATCTCCGAACCGTGTCAACTTGTCGAGCCGATTTAGGCGGCTATCGTGACCGCTCCAGTGAACCAATTCATGGAGTGCTGTCGAGTAATAGGCCGCTTCGCTGTCGAAAGCGACCTTAGGCGGTAGTTGTACGAAGTCGGAATCGGGAGTGTAGAAGGCCCGGTTGCCGATGTGCCGAATGTCGGCACCCGTCGCCGAAATCGCTTCTTCAGCCGGAGTGAAATCCACAAACTCACGAACGGGGCGAACGGTGCGAAAGCGCTCGAGCTTGTCGCCGCCGCACTGGGCGAGATTGAAAACGACGAATTGTTTGCAAAAGAACCGGCGTTCCTCTTTCTCCTGACCAGTCTTCGGGTCTGTGACCGTCTCTGTGACGACTCGCCAGAAAATGATTCGAGTTCCCTTCTCACCACGCTTAACGTGACCACCAACGCCTTTCCATTGGTTAAACGTTCCCCACATCGTCGAATCGAAACCACGATCCTGAGCGGCTGACCAGAGCAGCAAGATGTTGACGCCTCGGTAGCTCCGGCCTGCCACGTTTCGTGGCAGGCCGGAGCCGGCGCTCGCCCACCGTTTGCGCCATTCACCGACTCCGCTTTCGAGTTGCTTGATGATCTGGTCGGTGACTTGCTGGTAGATTTCGGTTTGAGCGATCATTTGAGCGTCCTTGTGTCAGTTGGTTTGCCACTGACTTTGGGACACCCGTCGCTTCGATCAGGCCCGCTCCCAACTGTCCAGCGGGAGCAGATGGGGCGGGATGTTTACAGTCCCCCTAGGTTACTTTCCACTTCCCCCAAACTCACTCGAACGATGTTCGGAAACGTTCTCTCGCCGAAATTTTCGCCGTGACTTGTCCCGACTTCACTTCGTGGCAAACATTCCTCGATGGCCTCGCTATCCCGAACCTGGGAGTCAAATATGAAGTTCTGTCGCTATTGCAATGAAATGATTCCGTGGTGCAGGCAACTCTGCTCGCCATGTGTTTTCGCAAGTCGGATGTGGAGCAATTTGCTAGGACGCTGCAGAGGGCACAGGGAGTGTTACCGAGGCGTGGAAGTGCGCATGAGCAAACCGGAATTCATGGCGTGGGTGCGACCTGAACTGATGAGATTTTGGCACGAACACCGAGGTGAGAGCGCATCAATCGACCGCACCGGGCTGCATTACGAAATTGGGTCGATCCGTGTCGTATCCAAGCGAGTTAACAGCGGCAAGACATCAAAATCACGCATCAGGTCGTTTCGAGAGTTCGTCGAGATATGGTTTTGGATTAAGCGGTCCTACAAGAAGGACATCGAAATAGCTAGGCTTTTCGGACTCAGCCCTCAGACGGTTGGCCGAATCCGGGCAGGCAAGACCTATCGTGAATACATCGAGAAGATTAACCGAGGAGAGCACAGGCCAAAGATGATTAGGCTCGATGCAAAGCACGCCCAAACTGCACAGAACCAGGAATTTAGCGGAGCATCTTAACCGTCGCACGCCGGCGCTCATGGTGCCGACACGAAGAACGCTTGATCGGCTTGAGGTTGTAGCCGATGCCGGTTAGCTCTATGGCCAAACCTGCACAGACTTCGGCTGACGCCGGCGTGGTGTGCTGGATCACGCCGTGACAGTCGGCTCCGCCGTGCTGGCCGATCTGCTCATACGAATCGCAGTACCACCCGTTTTTTTCGGAAGGCAGTTCGGGGAGCAGAGCGATGATCGTGCCGGTGTTTCGCCACTTCCGAAAAACGACGACGTGTGTTTCCCTGCACATTCCTGATCCTCACTTGTTGGTGAGTTTTCAGGACACCCGTCGGCAGTACAGCAGATGACCTCATTTATTATTGCTGAGCCAGCGTTGCCTCCAACTGTCGGCAGAGGCTAGAATTACGCTCCCGACATCAACGCCACTTCGCCATTGAAACCCTCCAGACAGGTCGCCATGCAAAGCAAGCACTATCTTATTGAAAAGGCAGTCCAATTCGAGGTGCCGTCAAATCGACCTGATGTGTTTCCTGATTCAGAGTATGATGACGCCGCTGGCGGATGGCGACATAAGGCGACCGGAGAATTGGTCGCAGCGAGAGGGATAGACGGGATTTTTCCTGGGACCAAAAAGAATGATGTTGAGACTGGCGAAGATCAAAAGGGGCAATAGTAGGCGCTGCGATTTATTTCTGATCTGCCTTATGCATCAAGGTTTGCTGGATTGTGAAGCCAATAAAGCCGCAAGTTCTGATACTTTCTAGCAGGTTCGACTTTTCGACTGACTATGTGATTTGCCAGTTAATCAAGAATGGCGTCTCGTATCTCCGCTTGAATAGGGATCAGTTTTCAGAAATGCGACTGGAACTCTTTCCGTCGCCTGCTCGCCTTGTGGGCCAGATGTCTTCGGTAGAATTTGAAATAGTGAGCGAGAGCCTTCGTTCCGTATATTTTCGTGCCCCAGTCTTTCTT
Above is a window of Anatilimnocola aggregata DNA encoding:
- a CDS encoding ArdC family protein, producing the protein MIAQTEIYQQVTDQIIKQLESGVGEWRKRWASAGSGLPRNVAGRSYRGVNILLLWSAAQDRGFDSTMWGTFNQWKGVGGHVKRGEKGTRIIFWRVVTETVTDPKTGQEKEERRFFCKQFVVFNLAQCGGDKLERFRTVRPVREFVDFTPAEEAISATGADIRHIGNRAFYTPDSDFVQLPPKVAFDSEAAYYSTALHELVHWSGHDSRLNRLDKLTRFGDQSYAAEELVAELGAAFLSSSLGVPNVPLQDNAAYLKSWLEVLRTDNRAIFTAATAASAAADYILGFSQQNEAEEAEEEEALLV